AATAGCAATCCTGACTACAACGAGTGGATGGACATATACAAAAAACTGGTGTACTGGGAGCTGGAAATGGATAAAAGCGACAGTCCCGAAATGCAGGAAGTGTTTCAAACTCAAAAAAGCGAAGCCAACACCGAATTCTTCAAATTTGTGTCAAAGAATTATGCCCGTTGGGTAAATCCCAAAAGTGATGAAGGTCCGGTGATGTCGCACAACCTGATAAAATTTAAAGTGCTGCCGCATATTGAAAAGGGCACGCCTACTTTCTTTGTACTGCTCGATAACCTGCGGTTCGATCAATGGCGGGCCATTGCTCCCATCTTTGCAGAGAGCTTTCGCATTCTCGAAGAAGACAGCTTTTACAGCATTCTGCCTACAGCCACGCAATATGCGCGCAATGCTATTTTCAGCGGATTGCTTCCGATTGAAATTGAAAAGAATTTCCCCCAGCAATGGAAGAACGACGATGAAGAAGGCGGCAAGAATTTGTTTGAAGAAGAGTTCTTCCGGTCATTTTTAAAACGCCATCGGCGCGACGATATTAAATTCTCTTATACCAAGATCCTCAACAACCAGGCGGGCCAGGACCTTGTGAACAATATGCATAACCTTATGGGCAACGACCTGAATGTTATTGTTTACAACTTTGTTGATATGCTCAGCCATGCCCGTACCGAAATGGAGGTACTGAAAGAACTGGCGGGCGATGAAACCAGCTACAGAAGCGTTACCCGGAGCTGGTTCGAGCATTCGCCCCTGCACCAGGCATTGAAGAAAGTGGCTGATAAAAAACTCAATCTCATCCTGGCCACCGATCATGGCAGCGTGCGGGTAAAAACACCGGCCAAAGTAATTGGTGATAAACAAACCACTACCAACCTGCGGTATAAACACGGTCGCAACCTTAATTATGAGCCCAAGGATGTACTGGCCTTCCGCGATCCCAAAGAGGCAGGATTGCCTGTGCCAACCGTAAACTCCTCGTACATTTTTGCCCGGGAAGACATGTACCTGTGTTACCCCAACAATTACAATTATTATGTGAACTACTATCGCAACACTTTTCAGCATGGCGGCGTTAGTTTAGAAGAGATGATTGTGCCGGTAATTAAGATGACGAATAAATAAGTGAGCAGGAGCGGCCCTCCTACGCTAAAGCTTCGGCGGGCAAGGCGGGGAGTATTGGAAATTGATAAAACCGGGGCTTTTTACCCAAAAAAGGCGTTTTTAACGCCGTTTTGGCCACGAAACGATCGTTTTCAACGTTTTGTGTGGAAAAGTTCGGGTTATCTATTTCCAGCACTAAAATTGTGAATATTAATTTTGTCAATCATTCATTAAGTCACTTACATCCAGACTATGAAATTTACGCAAGCAACATTAGATAAGATAGAGGCGATTCTCGATGAGGCTGAATATGTGCTACGTTACGAACGGGGTAATTTTCAGAGCGGATATTGCATTTTAGAACAAAAGAAAGTAGTTGTTTTAAATAAATTCCTGCAGCTCGAGGGCCGCATAAGTACATTGATCGATCTGGTTCCGCAATTGCAGGTTAATCCCGATGAGTTTTCACCCGAGGTGCGCAGAACATATAACGATGTACTGGAAAGACACGCTTTGATTCAGGCGGAGAATGATAAGAAAGAGGAGAAGTTAACCAGTTAACCTGTTGACGAATTGACCAGGTAGTTGAAAGCGTTGACGGAGTTGATAAAGGGAAATACAGAATACTGGTAAAAGCCTAAAGGCTAAAGCCAAATCCGGAAATGTATTTGCTTTCAGCTTCAGGCTTATAGCTTTGACCTGTATTTGCTTGTGTCTTGTAGCTTGAGGCTTGCAGCTGTTTTCTTTGTATTTTTACCGCGTGAGCTATCCTTCATTAACCATTACGTTTTTAGGGACCGGTACCAGTGCCGGTGTACCCATGATCGCCTGTGATTGTCCGGTTTGCACATCAACCGATAAAAAAGACAAAAGACTTCGCTCCAGTATAATGGTGCAGTCAGAAAAAACAACACTCGTTGTTGATTCAGGGCCCGATTTCCGCTACCAGATGTTGCGGGCCAATGTAAAGCACCTGGATGCTATTGTTTTCACCCATTCGCATAAAGACCATGTGGCCGGCCTCGACGATGTGCGGGCTTTTAACTTCTTTCAGCAGGAACCCATGCAGGTGTACGCCAGCGATGCTACACAAGAGGTGATCATCCGCGAATTTCCTTATGCTTTCTATGAATCAAAATACCCCGGCTTACCAGAAATAAAGTTGAACACGATAGGGCTGGAAACTTTTGACGTAGGGGATATCCCTGTAACGCCCATTATGGTATGGCATTTAAAGATGCCGGTGCTGGGTTTTCGCTTTGGCCGCTTTACATATATTACCGATGCCAGCCGTATTGATGACAGTGAAATGGAAAAGATCAAAGGCAGTGAGGTGCTGGTGTTGAATTCGCTGCGAAAAGAAAAACACATCTCTCATTTTTCCCTGGGCGAAAGCATTGAAGTGGCTAAAAAGCTACAGGTACCACAATGTTACCTCACCCACCTCAGCCACCAAATGGGTAAGCATGCCGAGGTGGAAGCGGAGTTACCGAATGGGATCAACTTTGCTTATGATGGGTTGGTGATTAAAGTATAGCCGGGCGAACCTAAAAGGCAAAGGGTAGAGAAATGACAAATGAAAAATGGAAAACAGAGAAATGAGAAACATTAACACGTTAACCTGTCAACTTGTTAACGTGTTAACACTTCAACTTTATCAACTCTGTCAACTACCCGGTTAACTCGTCAACACGTCAACTGGTCTACCTCCTCCCATACTTCCTGATCATCTTATACAATTCCCCCGGTTTAAATGGCTTTCCCAGGTAATCTGTCATGCCGTATTCGCGGGTCTTTTGCAAAACTTCCGTAGAAGAGGCCGTTAACGCAATAATAGGAATAACATCATTAAAGTTCCGGATATGTTGGGTAGCGTTATAACCATCCATCACCGGCATTTGCAGGTCCATCAGCACTACATCATATTCCGACTGCTGTACTTTGTCGATGGCAATGGCGCCATTCTCCGCTATATCAACCGCGCCATTCCAGTTGGTGATCATCTTTTGGGCAACCATACTATTAAACTCAACATCTTCAACCAGCAATACTTTTATGCCCGACAGATCGCGGGCATTATTTTCATCCTGTTCTCTGAACCTGCTAAGCTCAGCTTCCGCTTCTTTATACTGTTGATGTTGATCTGATAAGATCTGCTGGTATTGTTTCTCACATTCCTTAAACGCATCTTCCGTTAGCTTCTGGGCTTCGTCATAGTTTCTGTATGCCTGATCAACCAGTTTTAATAACTTTTGAACAGCGGGGTCAAACTTCTGAGCTCCCGATAAAGCATTTTGAATTTGTTTCTCCAATAAA
The Niastella koreensis GR20-10 genome window above contains:
- a CDS encoding MBL fold metallo-hydrolase; amino-acid sequence: MSYPSLTITFLGTGTSAGVPMIACDCPVCTSTDKKDKRLRSSIMVQSEKTTLVVDSGPDFRYQMLRANVKHLDAIVFTHSHKDHVAGLDDVRAFNFFQQEPMQVYASDATQEVIIREFPYAFYESKYPGLPEIKLNTIGLETFDVGDIPVTPIMVWHLKMPVLGFRFGRFTYITDASRIDDSEMEKIKGSEVLVLNSLRKEKHISHFSLGESIEVAKKLQVPQCYLTHLSHQMGKHAEVEAELPNGINFAYDGLVIKV
- a CDS encoding bifunctional response regulator/alkaline phosphatase family protein, translating into MPLGKILWVDDEIESLQSQILFLQNKGYEVTALTNGFDAVDFVKDNPLDVVLLDETMPGITGLETLSKIKEINSQIPVVMITKNETENLMDDAIGSQITDYLIKPVNPNQVLLSLKKILDNKRLVGEKTTMAYQQQFRNLFMALNSNPDYNEWMDIYKKLVYWELEMDKSDSPEMQEVFQTQKSEANTEFFKFVSKNYARWVNPKSDEGPVMSHNLIKFKVLPHIEKGTPTFFVLLDNLRFDQWRAIAPIFAESFRILEEDSFYSILPTATQYARNAIFSGLLPIEIEKNFPQQWKNDDEEGGKNLFEEEFFRSFLKRHRRDDIKFSYTKILNNQAGQDLVNNMHNLMGNDLNVIVYNFVDMLSHARTEMEVLKELAGDETSYRSVTRSWFEHSPLHQALKKVADKKLNLILATDHGSVRVKTPAKVIGDKQTTTNLRYKHGRNLNYEPKDVLAFRDPKEAGLPVPTVNSSYIFAREDMYLCYPNNYNYYVNYYRNTFQHGGVSLEEMIVPVIKMTNK
- a CDS encoding response regulator, translating into MQQSYHHLLEKQIQNALSGAQKFDPAVQKLLKLVDQAYRNYDEAQKLTEDAFKECEKQYQQILSDQHQQYKEAEAELSRFREQDENNARDLSGIKVLLVEDVEFNSMVAQKMITNWNGAVDIAENGAIAIDKVQQSEYDVVLMDLQMPVMDGYNATQHIRNFNDVIPIIALTASSTEVLQKTREYGMTDYLGKPFKPGELYKMIRKYGRR